From a single Nostoc sp. MS1 genomic region:
- the infA gene encoding translation initiation factor IF-1, with product MSKQDLIEMEGTVTESLPNAMFRVDLDNGFNVLAHISGKIRRNYIKILPGDRVKVELTPYDLTKGRITYRLRKK from the coding sequence TTGTCTAAACAAGATTTGATCGAAATGGAAGGCACTGTTACTGAGTCATTGCCTAACGCCATGTTTCGCGTTGACTTAGATAACGGCTTCAACGTTCTGGCACACATCTCTGGTAAGATTCGCCGTAACTACATCAAAATTTTGCCTGGCGATCGCGTCAAAGTAGAACTGACCCCCTACGACCTCACAAAAGGAAGAATTACTTACCGATTGCGTAAGAAGTAG
- a CDS encoding adenylate kinase translates to MTRLIFLGPPGAGKGTQAQILAQHLNIPHISTGDILRQAMKEQTPLGVKAQGYVNSGELVPDQLVQDLVEERLDQADAKSGWILDGFPRKVTQAAFLEELLEKTGQGGERVVNLDAPDDVVVTRLLSRGRKDDTEEVIRRRLEIYRNDTAPLIDYYSDRQKLLTINGDQSQEEVTHELKQTLAS, encoded by the coding sequence GTGACGCGACTAATCTTCTTGGGGCCGCCTGGTGCAGGTAAAGGAACACAAGCTCAAATTCTGGCACAGCATCTAAATATTCCGCATATTTCTACTGGCGATATTTTGCGCCAAGCCATGAAAGAGCAAACTCCTTTGGGAGTCAAAGCTCAAGGCTATGTAAATAGTGGTGAGTTGGTTCCTGACCAATTAGTGCAAGACTTGGTAGAGGAACGCCTTGATCAAGCAGATGCTAAATCTGGTTGGATATTAGATGGTTTTCCTCGCAAAGTCACACAAGCGGCTTTTCTGGAAGAATTGCTAGAAAAAACTGGTCAAGGTGGCGAAAGGGTAGTCAATTTAGACGCGCCAGATGATGTTGTAGTCACACGTTTATTATCCAGAGGACGGAAGGACGATACTGAAGAAGTAATTCGTCGTCGCTTGGAAATTTACCGTAACGACACCGCACCTTTGATTGATTATTACAGCGATCGCCAAAAACTACTAACCATCAACGGCGACCAATCCCAAGAAGAAGTCACTCACGAATTGAAACAAACTTTAGCTTCATAA
- the secY gene encoding preprotein translocase subunit SecY — translation MISRDKAPTAQETFMQMAQAAGLRGRLLVTVGILILVRLGIYLPVPGIDRPRFAEAISGNNSIFGLLDIFSGRGLSTLGVFALGILPFINASIIIQLLTAAIPSLENLQKNEGEAGRRKISQITRYVTVGWAIVQSTAFSALFLQQFALQPGPIFVAETAIALTAGSMFVMWASELITERGIGNGASLLIFVNIVASLPKSLGDTIDLVQIGGREIVGRVIVLVLVFLATIVGIVFVQEGIRRIPIISARRQVGRRVLAEQRSYLPLRLISGGVMPIIFAAAILSLPLLIANFTKNPELANIVNTYLSPGGSGSWVYALVYLISIVFFSYFYSSLIVNPVDVAQNLKKMGSSIPGIRPGKATSEYIERVINRLTFLGAIFLGLVAIIPTAVERALGVPTFKGLGATSLLILVGVAIETAKQVQTYVISQRYEGMVKQ, via the coding sequence ATGATCAGTCGAGATAAAGCCCCAACGGCTCAAGAAACTTTTATGCAGATGGCACAAGCAGCCGGACTGAGAGGTAGGCTGCTTGTAACTGTCGGTATTTTAATTTTGGTTCGCCTGGGTATTTATTTACCAGTCCCAGGAATTGATAGACCTAGATTCGCCGAAGCCATTTCGGGCAATAATTCCATATTTGGTTTATTGGATATATTCTCCGGGCGGGGACTTTCTACTTTAGGGGTCTTTGCTTTAGGGATTCTGCCCTTTATTAATGCGTCCATTATCATTCAATTGCTGACGGCAGCAATACCATCTTTAGAAAATTTACAGAAAAATGAAGGCGAAGCTGGTCGCCGGAAAATTTCCCAAATTACTCGTTATGTAACTGTAGGTTGGGCGATTGTCCAAAGTACAGCTTTCTCGGCTTTATTTCTGCAACAATTTGCCTTACAGCCAGGGCCAATATTTGTAGCGGAAACTGCGATCGCCCTCACGGCTGGTTCTATGTTCGTCATGTGGGCATCGGAACTGATCACGGAACGCGGTATTGGTAACGGCGCATCTTTGTTGATTTTTGTCAACATTGTTGCTTCTTTACCGAAATCTTTGGGTGACACCATCGACTTAGTACAGATTGGCGGTAGAGAAATTGTTGGTCGCGTAATTGTACTAGTGTTAGTCTTCCTAGCCACAATTGTCGGTATCGTCTTCGTTCAAGAAGGTATTCGCCGCATCCCCATCATTTCCGCTCGTCGTCAAGTTGGTCGTCGGGTGTTAGCGGAACAACGCAGCTACTTACCCTTACGCCTCATCTCCGGCGGTGTGATGCCAATCATTTTTGCCGCAGCCATCCTTAGCTTGCCGCTTTTGATTGCTAACTTTACCAAAAATCCAGAGTTGGCGAACATTGTCAACACCTACCTCAGTCCTGGTGGTTCTGGTTCTTGGGTGTACGCTTTGGTGTACTTAATTTCCATCGTTTTCTTTAGCTACTTCTACTCGTCTTTAATTGTTAACCCTGTGGATGTGGCTCAGAACTTGAAAAAAATGGGTTCTAGTATTCCAGGTATTCGTCCAGGGAAAGCGACTAGCGAATATATTGAGCGAGTAATTAACCGACTAACTTTCTTGGGTGCAATCTTCTTGGGCTTGGTTGCAATTATCCCCACTGCTGTAGAAAGAGCCTTGGGAGTACCAACATTTAAGGGATTAGGTGCAACATCTTTACTAATTCTCGTTGGTGTGGCGATTGAAACAGCAAAACAAGTCCAAACTTACGTTATTTCTCAGCGTTATGAAGGAATGGTGAAACAATAG
- the rplO gene encoding 50S ribosomal protein L15 gives MRLNDLKPQKGSKKRRRRVGRGIAAGQGASAGLGMRGQKSRSGSSTRPGFEGGQQPLYRRIPKLKGFPLVNRKIYTTINVEKLASLPANTEVTLESLREAGILTAAKGPLKVLGNGELGVALNVKAAAFTGQARSKIEAAGGSCEVLG, from the coding sequence ATGAGACTCAACGATCTTAAGCCCCAAAAAGGCTCAAAAAAACGCCGCCGCCGTGTAGGTAGAGGTATTGCTGCTGGACAAGGCGCTAGCGCTGGTCTAGGTATGAGAGGTCAAAAATCTCGTTCTGGTAGCAGCACTAGACCCGGTTTTGAAGGTGGTCAGCAGCCATTGTACCGCCGGATACCTAAACTGAAGGGTTTCCCTTTAGTTAATCGGAAAATTTACACTACGATTAATGTAGAGAAGTTAGCGTCACTTCCTGCAAATACAGAAGTAACTTTGGAGTCCTTAAGAGAAGCAGGTATTTTAACTGCTGCTAAAGGCCCATTGAAAGTTTTGGGTAATGGGGAATTAGGCGTAGCACTCAACGTCAAAGCGGCAGCTTTCACAGGCCAAGCTCGTAGCAAAATTGAGGCGGCTGGCGGGAGTTGTGAAGTTTTAGGGTGA
- the rpsE gene encoding 30S ribosomal protein S5 has translation MATGRRKANRAKKEETNWQERVIQIRRVSKVVKGGKKLSFRAIVVVGNERGQVGVGVGKASDVIGAVKKGVADGKKHLIDIPITKSNSIPHPIDGVGGGAKVMMRPAAPGTGVIAGGAVRTVLELAGVRNVLAKQLGSNNPLNNARAAVNALSTLRTFAEVAEDRGIAIEKLYI, from the coding sequence ATGGCAACAGGTCGTCGTAAAGCTAACCGCGCAAAAAAAGAAGAAACCAACTGGCAAGAGCGGGTAATCCAAATCCGACGGGTGAGCAAGGTAGTTAAAGGTGGTAAAAAACTCAGCTTCCGTGCGATCGTTGTTGTTGGTAACGAACGCGGTCAAGTAGGAGTAGGGGTAGGTAAAGCATCTGATGTAATTGGTGCGGTAAAAAAAGGTGTAGCCGACGGCAAAAAACACCTAATTGATATCCCCATCACCAAATCTAACTCTATCCCTCACCCCATTGATGGTGTAGGTGGCGGTGCTAAAGTTATGATGCGTCCAGCCGCTCCTGGTACTGGTGTAATTGCTGGTGGTGCTGTTCGTACAGTATTGGAATTAGCTGGTGTGCGTAACGTACTTGCCAAGCAACTCGGTTCTAATAACCCACTCAACAACGCTAGAGCAGCAGTTAACGCTCTATCTACACTGCGTACCTTTGCTGAAGTCGCTGAAGACAGAGGCATTGCGATCGAAAAACTCTATATCTAA
- the rplR gene encoding 50S ribosomal protein L18, with the protein MKLTRRESKNRRHRRIRGKVQGSPERPRLAVFRSNEHIYAQVIDDTQHHTLVAASTVEPEVKSSLTSGGNCTASAQIGKLIAQRSLEKGITKVVFDRGGNLYHGRIKALAEAAREAGLDF; encoded by the coding sequence ATGAAACTTACTCGTAGAGAATCAAAAAATCGTCGTCACAGACGCATTCGTGGTAAAGTTCAAGGTTCTCCAGAACGTCCACGGTTGGCTGTATTTCGCTCTAATGAGCATATTTACGCTCAAGTAATCGATGATACACAACATCACACACTGGTAGCAGCATCAACTGTAGAACCAGAAGTGAAATCAAGTTTGACATCGGGCGGTAACTGTACAGCATCAGCCCAAATTGGTAAATTGATCGCCCAGCGATCGCTGGAAAAAGGCATTACCAAAGTTGTATTTGATCGCGGTGGTAACTTATACCACGGTCGTATTAAAGCACTAGCCGAAGCAGCCCGCGAAGCTGGTTTAGATTTCTAA
- the rplF gene encoding 50S ribosomal protein L6 has translation MSRIGKRPITVPAKVQVTIDGTKVAVKGPKGELSRNLPPNVTVTQEGDTLQVTRRDETRTSRQLHGLSRTLVANMVEGVSQGFQRRLEIQGVGYRAAVQGRNLVLNMGYSHQVQIEPPDGIQFAVENNTNVIVSGYDKEIVGNTAAKVRAVRPPEPYKGKGIRYAGEVVRRKAGKTGKGGKK, from the coding sequence ATGTCTCGTATTGGTAAACGTCCAATTACTGTACCCGCCAAAGTGCAAGTCACCATCGACGGCACGAAAGTAGCGGTGAAAGGCCCCAAGGGCGAACTCTCAAGAAACCTGCCCCCTAACGTCACAGTTACCCAAGAAGGGGATACTTTACAAGTCACCCGTCGGGATGAAACTCGTACTTCCAGACAACTCCACGGTTTAAGCCGCACTCTAGTTGCCAACATGGTAGAGGGAGTTTCCCAAGGTTTTCAACGTCGTTTGGAAATCCAAGGTGTAGGTTATCGGGCAGCAGTTCAAGGTCGTAACCTAGTTCTCAACATGGGTTATAGCCATCAAGTCCAAATTGAACCACCAGATGGGATTCAGTTTGCTGTAGAAAACAATACCAACGTTATAGTCAGTGGCTATGACAAAGAAATTGTTGGTAACACAGCAGCAAAAGTTCGTGCCGTTCGTCCACCAGAACCTTACAAGGGTAAAGGTATCCGCTATGCGGGTGAGGTGGTCAGACGTAAAGCTGGTAAGACTGGTAAGGGTGGTAAGAAGTAA
- the rpsH gene encoding 30S ribosomal protein S8, which translates to MAANDTIADMLTRIRNANMARHQTTLVPATKMTRNIARVLQEEGFISEFSEDGDGVKRNLVISLKYKGRNRQPLITALKRVSKPGLRVYSNRKELPRVLGGIGIAIISTSSGIMTDREARRQNVGGEILCYVW; encoded by the coding sequence ATGGCGGCTAACGACACAATTGCAGATATGCTAACGCGCATCCGCAATGCTAACATGGCAAGGCATCAAACAACACTAGTGCCAGCCACAAAAATGACACGTAACATTGCTAGAGTGTTACAAGAAGAAGGCTTTATCTCGGAATTTTCTGAAGACGGAGATGGCGTAAAACGTAACCTAGTAATTTCTTTGAAATACAAGGGTAGAAATCGTCAACCACTCATTACCGCTCTCAAGCGCGTCAGTAAGCCCGGTTTGCGTGTTTACTCCAACAGAAAAGAATTACCAAGAGTATTAGGTGGTATTGGTATCGCCATCATTTCTACATCCAGTGGTATCATGACCGACCGCGAAGCGCGTCGTCAAAACGTGGGTGGTGAAATACTTTGCTACGTATGGTAG
- the rplE gene encoding 50S ribosomal protein L5, producing the protein MATPRLKTIYNETIVPKLTQQFQYTNVHQVPKLVKITVNRGLGEAAQNAKALEASLTEIANITGQKPVVTRAKKAIAGFKIRQGMPVGIMVTLRGERMYSFFDRLISLSLPRIRDFRGISPKSFDGRGNYTLGVREQLIFPEIEYDSIDQIRGLDISIITTAKNDEEGRALLKEFGMPFRDQ; encoded by the coding sequence ATGGCGACACCAAGACTCAAAACCATATATAACGAGACAATCGTTCCCAAACTCACCCAACAGTTTCAATACACTAACGTACATCAAGTACCCAAGTTGGTGAAAATTACTGTTAACCGAGGTTTGGGCGAAGCGGCTCAAAATGCTAAAGCCTTAGAAGCATCCTTAACCGAGATTGCTAATATTACTGGTCAAAAGCCAGTAGTTACCAGAGCGAAAAAGGCGATCGCAGGCTTTAAAATTCGTCAGGGTATGCCTGTAGGTATCATGGTGACACTGCGCGGCGAAAGGATGTATTCCTTTTTCGACCGCCTGATTAGCCTATCACTACCTAGAATTAGAGACTTCCGTGGTATCAGCCCCAAAAGCTTCGACGGTCGCGGTAACTATACTCTAGGCGTAAGAGAACAGTTAATCTTTCCAGAAATCGAATACGACAGCATCGATCAAATCCGTGGTCTTGATATTTCCATCATCACCACAGCGAAAAACGACGAAGAGGGCCGCGCCTTACTCAAAGAATTTGGAATGCCCTTTCGCGATCAATAA
- the rplX gene encoding 50S ribosomal protein L24 yields the protein MAFKKQTTPTFHKMHVKTGDTVQIIAGKDKGKIGEVIKALPQLSKVIVKGVNIKTKHVKPQQEGESGRIVTQEAPIHSSNVMLYSTKQNVASRVCYTFTAEGKKVRKLKKTGEILDS from the coding sequence ATGGCTTTCAAGAAGCAAACAACACCCACATTTCATAAAATGCACGTCAAAACTGGCGACACAGTGCAAATAATTGCTGGCAAAGACAAAGGCAAAATTGGTGAAGTGATTAAAGCACTGCCCCAACTGAGCAAAGTTATTGTTAAAGGTGTCAACATTAAGACTAAGCACGTAAAACCCCAACAAGAAGGGGAATCGGGCAGAATTGTGACTCAGGAAGCACCTATTCACAGTTCCAACGTCATGCTTTATTCCACAAAGCAAAACGTCGCTAGTCGTGTCTGCTACACTTTCACCGCCGAAGGTAAGAAAGTAAGAAAACTCAAGAAAACTGGCGAAATTCTCGATAGCTAG
- the rplN gene encoding 50S ribosomal protein L14: MIQPQTYLNVADNSGARKLMCIRVLGAGNSRYGFIGDKIIAVVKDATPNMAVKKSDVVEAVIVRTRHHIRRDSGMTIRFDDNAAVIINKDGNPRGTRVFGPVARELRDKNFTKIVSLAPEVL; this comes from the coding sequence GTGATTCAACCCCAAACCTATCTCAATGTCGCTGATAATAGCGGCGCTCGTAAATTGATGTGTATCCGTGTCTTAGGTGCGGGTAACAGTCGTTACGGGTTCATTGGCGACAAAATTATCGCTGTCGTCAAAGATGCTACACCCAACATGGCTGTAAAAAAATCCGATGTTGTGGAAGCGGTAATTGTCCGCACCCGCCATCACATCCGCCGCGATAGCGGTATGACCATTCGCTTTGACGATAACGCAGCCGTGATTATCAACAAAGATGGTAATCCCAGAGGTACACGGGTATTTGGCCCAGTAGCACGGGAATTACGCGACAAAAACTTTACCAAAATCGTTTCTCTTGCGCCGGAGGTGCTGTAA
- the rpsQ gene encoding 30S ribosomal protein S17: protein MAIKERVGLVVSDKMQKTVVVAIENRAPHPKYGKIVVKTRRYKAHDEENKCKVGDRVRIKETRPLSKTKRWEVAEILNTKA, encoded by the coding sequence ATGGCAATCAAAGAACGAGTCGGCTTGGTAGTGAGCGATAAAATGCAGAAAACTGTGGTAGTTGCCATAGAAAACCGCGCTCCCCACCCCAAGTACGGCAAGATTGTAGTTAAAACCCGCCGCTATAAAGCACACGACGAAGAAAACAAATGTAAAGTGGGCGATCGCGTGCGGATTAAAGAAACCAGACCCTTGAGTAAAACCAAGCGCTGGGAAGTTGCAGAAATTCTCAACACCAAGGCTTAG
- the rpmC gene encoding 50S ribosomal protein L29, translating into MPLPKISEARELSDEQLTAEITAVKKQLFQLRLQKATRQLEKPHQFRHARHRLAQLLTVEGERKRAAASQATQE; encoded by the coding sequence ATGCCACTTCCCAAAATTTCAGAAGCTAGAGAACTAAGCGACGAACAACTGACTGCGGAAATTACAGCAGTAAAAAAACAACTGTTTCAGTTGCGCTTACAAAAAGCCACCAGACAACTAGAAAAGCCTCACCAGTTCCGCCATGCTCGCCATCGTCTAGCCCAACTATTAACAGTAGAAGGAGAACGGAAACGGGCAGCAGCATCTCAAGCGACTCAAGAATAA
- the rplP gene encoding 50S ribosomal protein L16 has product MLSPRRTKFRKQQRGRMTGLAHRGSTLNFGDFALQAQEPAWITSRQIEASRRAMTRYIRRGGKIWIRIFPDKPVTMRPAETRMGSGKGNPEFWVAVVKPGRILFEIAGVSEEIAREAMRLAAFKLPIKTKFIVRPQIEEQEQEQE; this is encoded by the coding sequence ATGTTAAGTCCAAGAAGAACTAAATTCCGCAAACAACAGCGCGGGCGGATGACAGGGTTAGCCCATCGGGGTAGTACCCTGAACTTTGGAGATTTCGCACTCCAAGCCCAAGAACCAGCTTGGATCACCTCTCGGCAAATTGAAGCTTCCCGTCGGGCGATGACTCGTTACATCCGCCGGGGTGGAAAAATCTGGATTCGTATTTTCCCAGATAAGCCTGTTACCATGCGTCCTGCGGAAACCCGGATGGGTTCCGGTAAAGGTAATCCAGAATTTTGGGTAGCAGTAGTTAAACCAGGCCGGATTTTATTTGAAATCGCTGGCGTTTCTGAAGAAATTGCTCGTGAAGCGATGCGTCTAGCGGCTTTTAAGCTACCCATCAAAACCAAGTTTATTGTGCGTCCTCAAATAGAGGAACAGGAACAGGAACAGGAATAG
- the rpsC gene encoding 30S ribosomal protein S3 gives MGQKIHPVGFRLGITQEHQSRWFAEPSRYPELLQEDHKLRQYIEQKLGRLAQNNAGISEVRIERKADQIDLEVRTARPGVVVGRGGQGIEALRTGLQTLLGGNRQIRINVVEVQRVDADAYLIAEFIAQQLERRVSFRRVVRQAIQRAQKAGIQGIKVQVSGRLNGAEIARTEWTREGRVPLHTLRADIDYSYCTAKTVYGILGIKVWVFKGEIIPGQEVAAPQPSSRERDREPRRRQQQRRRQQFEDRSNEG, from the coding sequence GTGGGACAAAAAATTCATCCAGTTGGCTTTCGCCTGGGAATTACCCAAGAACACCAATCGCGTTGGTTTGCCGAACCTAGCCGCTATCCAGAACTTCTACAAGAAGACCACAAACTGCGTCAATATATAGAACAAAAACTGGGTAGACTCGCACAAAATAACGCTGGTATTTCCGAAGTACGGATTGAGCGTAAAGCCGACCAAATCGATTTAGAAGTACGCACAGCTCGCCCTGGTGTAGTTGTAGGTCGCGGTGGACAAGGTATTGAAGCCTTGCGTACCGGACTACAAACACTCTTAGGTGGAAATCGCCAAATTCGCATCAACGTAGTCGAAGTACAACGAGTTGATGCTGATGCTTACCTAATTGCCGAATTTATTGCTCAACAGTTGGAACGTCGTGTTTCCTTCCGTCGCGTAGTGCGCCAAGCAATTCAACGCGCTCAAAAAGCCGGCATTCAAGGTATCAAAGTTCAAGTTAGCGGTCGCCTCAACGGTGCAGAAATTGCCCGGACAGAGTGGACAAGAGAAGGTAGAGTTCCTCTACACACCCTCCGCGCTGACATTGACTACTCATACTGCACAGCCAAAACCGTTTACGGTATTCTCGGCATTAAAGTTTGGGTATTTAAAGGCGAAATCATCCCCGGACAAGAAGTTGCTGCACCGCAACCCTCATCCCGCGAACGCGATCGCGAACCCCGTCGTCGTCAACAACAACGCCGCCGCCAGCAGTTTGAAGACCGCTCTAATGAAGGATAG
- the rplV gene encoding 50S ribosomal protein L22 yields MATDTTEVKAIARFIRMSPFKVRRVLDQIRGRSYREALIILEFMPYRATEPVLTLLRSAAANAEHNAGLDRTELVITQAYADQGPVLKRFQPRAQGRAYQIRKPTCHITLAVAANANAK; encoded by the coding sequence ATGGCTACTGATACTACTGAAGTAAAAGCGATCGCCCGTTTTATCAGAATGTCTCCCTTTAAAGTGCGTCGTGTACTCGACCAAATCCGGGGACGTTCCTATCGGGAAGCGCTAATTATCCTAGAATTTATGCCCTATCGAGCCACTGAGCCAGTGTTAACACTGCTGCGGAGTGCTGCTGCTAACGCCGAACATAATGCAGGCTTAGACCGCACAGAGTTAGTAATTACCCAGGCTTATGCTGACCAAGGCCCAGTGTTGAAACGCTTCCAACCTAGAGCGCAAGGTAGAGCTTACCAAATTCGCAAGCCGACGTGTCATATCACCTTGGCTGTGGCTGCTAACGCCAACGCTAAATAA
- the rpsS gene encoding 30S ribosomal protein S19 — MGRSLKKGPFVADHLLSKIEKLNDRNEKQVIKTWSRASTILPLMVGHTIAVHNGRQHVPVFISDQMVGHKLGEFAPTRTYRGHGKSDKKSGR, encoded by the coding sequence ATGGGTCGTTCTCTTAAAAAAGGGCCTTTTGTAGCCGATCATTTACTAAGCAAAATTGAAAAGCTCAACGATAGAAATGAAAAGCAAGTAATTAAAACTTGGTCTAGAGCTTCCACAATTCTGCCACTAATGGTAGGTCATACTATCGCCGTTCACAACGGCCGCCAACACGTTCCAGTATTTATCAGCGACCAAATGGTAGGTCACAAGTTGGGAGAATTTGCTCCTACACGTACCTACAGAGGTCATGGTAAGTCTGATAAAAAATCAGGTAGGTAG
- the rplB gene encoding 50S ribosomal protein L2, translating to MGTRSYRPYTPSTRQVTISDFAEITKTEPEKSLTVYKHRAKGRNNQGRITSRRRGGGHKRLYRIIDFKRDKRGIPATVIAIEYDPNRNARIALVSYEDGEKRYILHPNNMKVGTTIMAGPESPIEDGNALPLANIPLGTSVHNVELKAGKGGQIVRSAGATAQVVAKEGNYVTLKLPSGEVRLIRRECYATIGQVGNTDARNLSAGKAGRNRWKGRRPKVRGSVMNPVDHPHGGGEGRAPIGRSGPVTPWGKPTLGAKTRKPKKASSKLIVRRRRKSSKRGRGGRES from the coding sequence ATGGGTACTCGTTCTTATCGCCCTTATACCCCCAGTACACGCCAGGTTACAATTTCTGACTTCGCGGAAATTACCAAAACCGAGCCAGAAAAGTCACTGACGGTATATAAACATCGGGCAAAAGGTCGTAACAACCAAGGCCGCATCACCAGCCGTCGCCGTGGTGGTGGACACAAAAGACTTTATCGGATCATCGACTTCAAGCGCGATAAACGCGGTATTCCCGCTACCGTCATAGCCATTGAGTACGATCCCAACCGGAACGCGCGGATTGCCTTAGTTTCCTACGAAGATGGGGAAAAACGGTATATCCTGCATCCCAATAACATGAAAGTTGGGACAACAATCATGGCCGGGCCAGAATCACCAATTGAAGACGGAAATGCTTTACCCTTGGCGAACATTCCCTTGGGTACAAGCGTTCACAACGTCGAGTTAAAAGCAGGTAAGGGCGGTCAAATCGTTCGCTCTGCTGGTGCTACCGCTCAAGTTGTGGCGAAAGAAGGTAATTACGTTACCCTCAAGCTACCTTCTGGTGAAGTCCGCTTAATTCGTCGTGAATGTTACGCCACCATTGGCCAAGTAGGTAACACCGACGCAAGAAACTTGAGCGCTGGTAAAGCTGGTAGAAATCGCTGGAAAGGTCGCCGTCCCAAAGTTAGAGGTAGCGTCATGAACCCAGTAGACCACCCACATGGAGGTGGTGAGGGTAGAGCGCCTATCGGTAGATCCGGCCCTGTTACTCCTTGGGGTAAACCAACCTTGGGTGCGAAAACACGTAAACCCAAGAAAGCCAGCAGCAAGTTGATTGTACGCCGTCGTCGTAAATCTTCTAAACGCGGTCGTGGTGGTCGTGAATCATAG
- a CDS encoding 50S ribosomal protein L23 → MVKFDPRNLPDLIRRPILTEKATILMEQNKYTFEVTPKATKPQIRSAIEDLFEVKVVKVNTALPPRRKKRVGKFIGFKPQYKKAIVTIASGDVEKIRQVLFPEV, encoded by the coding sequence ATGGTTAAGTTTGACCCCCGCAACCTGCCCGATTTGATTCGTCGCCCCATCTTGACAGAAAAAGCGACCATCTTAATGGAGCAGAACAAATACACATTTGAAGTGACTCCTAAAGCAACAAAGCCACAAATTAGATCGGCAATTGAAGACTTATTTGAAGTTAAAGTTGTCAAAGTCAATACAGCATTGCCACCACGTAGAAAAAAACGTGTAGGTAAATTTATTGGCTTTAAGCCCCAATATAAAAAAGCGATCGTCACTATCGCATCTGGGGATGTAGAGAAAATCAGACAAGTTCTATTCCCAGAGGTATAA
- the rplD gene encoding 50S ribosomal protein L4, translating to MVESVVKNWQGEQVGQKTFELRVAKEETAVHIVHRALVRQQHNARQGTASTKTRAEVRGGGRKPWRQKGTGRARAGSIRSPLWRGGGVIFGPKPREFNLKMNRKERRLALRTAFVSRADDLIVVEEFSNELSRPKTKDLVAALTRWGVEPESKALLILSEFPENVYLSARNIENLKLIAADQLNVYDLLHADKIVVTTSALEKIQEVYNG from the coding sequence ATGGTAGAGAGTGTAGTAAAAAATTGGCAAGGGGAGCAAGTCGGACAGAAAACGTTCGAGTTGCGTGTTGCCAAAGAAGAAACGGCAGTACATATCGTACACCGCGCCCTAGTAAGACAACAACACAACGCCCGTCAAGGAACAGCCAGCACCAAAACCCGTGCGGAAGTCCGAGGCGGTGGTCGTAAACCCTGGCGGCAAAAAGGAACCGGACGCGCCCGTGCAGGTTCTATCCGTTCACCCTTATGGCGTGGTGGTGGTGTAATCTTTGGACCCAAACCCAGAGAGTTCAACTTAAAAATGAACCGCAAAGAGCGGCGTTTAGCACTGCGAACAGCATTTGTGAGCCGTGCAGACGATTTGATTGTAGTAGAAGAATTTAGCAACGAGCTATCCCGTCCCAAGACCAAAGATTTAGTCGCCGCACTAACTCGTTGGGGTGTAGAACCGGAAAGCAAGGCACTATTAATCTTGAGCGAATTTCCTGAAAACGTATATTTGTCAGCTCGCAACATTGAGAACTTGAAACTCATTGCTGCTGATCAACTCAACGTTTATGATTTGCTGCACGCTGACAAAATCGTTGTCACCACCTCAGCCTTAGAAAAAATTCAGGAGGTCTACAATGGTTAA